A single region of the Streptomyces sp. ITFR-16 genome encodes:
- a CDS encoding GH1 family beta-glucosidase, with protein sequence MTVPLFPPGFLWGASASAFQTEGAADTDGKGPSGWDAFAAQPGRIKDGTDTSRGTGFHRHYREDVALLAGLGADAFRFSVSWPRVVPGGSGPVNPQGLDFYDRLVDELCAHGITPAPTLYHWDTPLPLDEAGGWLNRDTAYRFAEYAGIVAERLADRVPMWITINEPAEVTMLGYALGEHAPGRALLFDALPAAHHQLLAHGLAVRALRAAGADNIGAAVSHSPVWTAGESDEDRFGAELYDTLTNRLFADPLLTGRYPDDNFAALMPGPVEDDLRTISARLDWYGVNYYNPTLVGAPRGDSLDTFAGFGMPAELPFGIREIEGYEKTDFGWPVVPDGLRETLVQLRDRYGDRLPPLYITENGCAVDEPAADTRRIAFLDGHLKALREAIDAGVDVRGYFTWSLTDNIEWTEGVSKRFGLVHIDYETLRRTPKDSYAWYRDVIKAQRSQGE encoded by the coding sequence ATGACCGTGCCGTTGTTCCCGCCGGGATTCCTCTGGGGAGCCTCCGCCTCCGCGTTCCAGACGGAGGGCGCCGCCGACACCGACGGCAAGGGACCGTCCGGCTGGGACGCCTTCGCCGCGCAGCCCGGACGGATCAAGGACGGCACCGACACCAGCCGGGGCACCGGCTTCCACCGGCACTACCGCGAGGACGTCGCCCTGCTGGCGGGGCTCGGCGCCGACGCCTTCCGGTTCTCGGTGAGCTGGCCGCGCGTGGTCCCGGGCGGCAGCGGACCCGTCAACCCGCAGGGGCTCGACTTCTACGACCGCCTCGTCGACGAACTCTGCGCCCACGGCATCACCCCGGCGCCCACCCTCTACCACTGGGACACCCCGCTCCCGCTGGACGAGGCAGGGGGCTGGCTCAACCGGGACACGGCCTACCGCTTCGCCGAGTACGCGGGCATCGTCGCCGAACGGCTTGCCGACCGCGTCCCCATGTGGATCACGATCAACGAGCCCGCCGAAGTGACCATGCTGGGCTACGCGCTCGGCGAGCACGCCCCCGGCCGCGCCCTCCTCTTCGACGCGCTGCCCGCCGCCCACCACCAGCTCCTGGCCCACGGCCTGGCCGTGCGGGCGCTGCGGGCCGCCGGCGCGGACAACATCGGGGCAGCCGTCTCGCACTCCCCGGTCTGGACCGCCGGGGAGTCCGACGAGGACCGCTTCGGCGCCGAGCTGTACGACACGCTCACCAACCGGCTGTTCGCGGACCCGCTGCTGACCGGCCGCTACCCCGACGACAACTTCGCCGCCCTGATGCCGGGCCCGGTCGAGGACGATCTGCGGACCATCTCGGCCCGGCTCGACTGGTACGGCGTCAACTACTACAACCCCACCCTCGTCGGCGCCCCCCGGGGCGACTCCCTCGACACCTTCGCCGGCTTCGGCATGCCCGCCGAACTCCCCTTCGGCATCAGGGAGATCGAGGGATACGAGAAGACGGACTTCGGCTGGCCCGTCGTCCCCGACGGGCTGCGCGAGACCCTCGTCCAGCTGCGCGACCGCTACGGCGACCGGCTCCCGCCGCTCTACATCACCGAGAACGGCTGCGCCGTCGACGAACCCGCCGCGGACACCCGCCGGATCGCGTTCCTCGACGGCCACCTCAAGGCACTGCGCGAGGCGATCGACGCGGGCGTGGACGTCCGCGGCTACTTCACCTGGTCCCTCACCGACAACATCGAGTGGACCGAGGGCGTCAGCAAGCGCTTCGGCCTGGTCCACATCGACTACGAGACCCTGCGCCGCACCCCCAAGGACTCCTACGCCTGGTACCGCGACGTCATCAAGGCCCAGCGCTCCCAGGGGGAGTGA
- a CDS encoding GNAT family N-acetyltransferase: MPDAPLGLTIRPLTGPEELGLFLGLPYVLDHELAGDLASGRRRPEWMWVALRGERLVARIAWWSREGREPFLLDFFDLDDTLPRAEREEAGLRLVEAATAAVVPAGAPRPEYGRYVPPDWREDPVVLDSVEARIRVMERTGARMLVERLRLEWRPGTPVPADSGRLRFRQVADREDLVALMTPVMEGTLDAHGRQDLASGLSAREAAEQQYDEELAGYPTPREWWRIAELPDGEPVGFVIPARNSYNPIIAYIGVLPARRGHGYIDDILAEGTRVLAAQEGVERIRAATDLGNVPMAKSFARLGYVNFERAFDMVWDA, encoded by the coding sequence GTGCCCGACGCACCACTCGGCCTGACCATCCGTCCGCTCACCGGTCCGGAGGAGCTCGGACTCTTCCTCGGACTTCCCTACGTCCTGGACCATGAACTGGCGGGCGACCTCGCCTCGGGGCGCCGCCGCCCGGAATGGATGTGGGTGGCGCTGCGCGGCGAGCGGCTCGTCGCCCGGATCGCGTGGTGGAGCCGGGAGGGCAGGGAGCCCTTCCTCCTCGACTTCTTCGACCTGGACGACACCCTGCCCCGGGCGGAGCGCGAGGAGGCGGGGCTGCGGCTGGTGGAGGCGGCGACGGCCGCGGTCGTGCCGGCGGGTGCGCCCCGGCCCGAGTACGGGCGGTACGTGCCGCCGGACTGGCGGGAGGACCCGGTGGTCCTCGACAGCGTGGAGGCCAGGATCCGGGTCATGGAGCGCACCGGCGCCCGGATGCTCGTGGAGCGGCTGCGTCTGGAGTGGCGTCCCGGCACCCCGGTGCCGGCGGACAGCGGGCGGCTGCGGTTCCGTCAGGTCGCCGACCGCGAGGACCTGGTCGCGCTGATGACGCCGGTGATGGAGGGCACGCTCGACGCGCACGGCCGGCAGGATCTGGCGTCCGGCCTGTCGGCGCGCGAGGCGGCGGAGCAGCAGTACGACGAGGAGCTGGCGGGCTACCCGACCCCGCGGGAGTGGTGGCGCATCGCGGAGCTGCCGGACGGTGAGCCCGTCGGCTTCGTGATCCCGGCGCGCAACAGCTACAACCCGATCATCGCGTACATCGGGGTGCTGCCGGCGCGGCGCGGGCACGGCTACATCGACGACATCCTCGCCGAGGGCACCCGGGTGCTCGCGGCCCAGGAGGGCGTGGAGCGCATCCGGGCCGCGACCGACCTCGGCAACGTACCGATGGCGAAGTCCTTCGCGCGCCTGGGGTACGTCAACTTCGAGCGCGCCTTCGACATGGTGTGGGACGCCTGA
- a CDS encoding DUF1707 and FHA domain-containing protein, giving the protein MTSSFESHTYPARLSDAQRDRVLGVLREGAAQGRLSQDTFMRRMEVALSTSRADELEALTADLESEARWSRGLLRLVGGVSGFPERVRRAWRAERLPKLLLPGPSPHPLRIGRDPGNGLRLSHETVSRAHAELTAQGGRWLLRDLGSTNGTCVNGRRVTGTVPVREGDQVSFGRMMFRLSAPALRPPG; this is encoded by the coding sequence GTGACGTCCTCCTTCGAGTCCCACACGTATCCCGCGCGGCTGTCCGACGCCCAGCGCGACCGTGTTCTCGGTGTGCTCAGGGAGGGTGCGGCGCAGGGCAGGCTCTCCCAGGACACCTTCATGCGGCGCATGGAGGTGGCCCTTTCCACCAGCCGCGCCGACGAGTTGGAGGCGCTCACCGCCGACCTGGAGAGCGAAGCCCGTTGGTCGCGGGGCCTGTTGCGGCTCGTGGGCGGGGTCTCCGGCTTCCCGGAGCGGGTCCGCAGAGCCTGGCGGGCCGAGCGGCTGCCCAAGCTGCTGCTGCCGGGGCCGAGCCCGCACCCCCTGCGCATCGGCCGCGACCCCGGCAACGGCCTGCGCCTCAGCCACGAGACGGTCTCCCGGGCGCACGCCGAACTCACCGCGCAGGGCGGCCGGTGGCTGCTGCGCGACCTCGGCTCCACCAACGGCACCTGCGTCAACGGCCGGCGCGTCACCGGCACCGTCCCGGTGCGCGAGGGCGACCAGGTGAGCTTCGGCCGGATGATGTTCCGGCTCTCCGCGCCGGCGCTCCGCCCGCCCGGGTAA
- a CDS encoding cytochrome P450 encodes MQADAPGEIPAPTASPERRVTPRRTTRTGPSLLAPGAARDPYRFYRVLRERHPLSYDAPLGAWLISRYDDVATALTDPRFTGFPHDGAPRGGPAPLGLCHGNARCLPRDRYTVVTGTVPPHLAERVQRTAYVLARRIAGRRQADLVEEFCRWLPAGAPTGPGEGPCTRRTALRETALASFLANLLDDPDLLAALRVEPALAGRAWTESLRRDPPVQIVLRRTATEVTLSGGTLPARAPVACLVGAAGRDPERFAAPDTFDPFRTDQDRATGGPAGCPAVALGRLEAEQGVRALLDAMPGLRWADGFRPAATGLLTRGPRSLLVRPG; translated from the coding sequence ATGCAGGCCGACGCGCCCGGAGAGATACCGGCCCCGACCGCCTCGCCCGAACGACGGGTGACCCCGCGCCGGACCACCCGCACCGGACCCAGCCTCCTCGCCCCCGGCGCCGCCCGTGATCCGTACCGCTTCTACCGGGTGCTGCGCGAGCGCCACCCGCTCAGCTACGACGCCCCGCTGGGCGCCTGGCTGATCAGCCGGTACGACGACGTGGCCACCGCCCTCACCGACCCGAGGTTCACCGGCTTCCCGCACGACGGCGCGCCGCGCGGCGGCCCCGCGCCCCTCGGCCTCTGCCACGGCAACGCCCGCTGCCTGCCACGCGACCGCTACACGGTGGTGACCGGCACCGTCCCGCCGCACCTCGCCGAGCGCGTGCAGCGCACCGCCTATGTGCTGGCCAGGCGCATCGCCGGACGCCGGCAGGCGGACCTGGTCGAGGAGTTCTGCCGCTGGCTGCCGGCCGGGGCGCCCACCGGGCCCGGCGAAGGGCCCTGCACCCGGCGGACCGCGCTGCGCGAGACCGCACTCGCCTCCTTCCTCGCCAATCTGCTGGACGACCCCGATCTGCTGGCCGCCCTGCGCGTCGAACCCGCCCTGGCCGGCCGGGCCTGGACGGAGTCGCTGCGCCGTGACCCGCCCGTGCAGATCGTGCTGCGCCGCACCGCCACCGAGGTCACCCTGAGCGGCGGCACGCTGCCCGCGCGGGCGCCCGTCGCCTGCCTGGTCGGCGCGGCGGGCCGCGACCCGGAGCGGTTCGCCGCGCCCGACACGTTCGACCCGTTCCGCACCGACCAGGACCGGGCCACGGGCGGCCCTGCGGGCTGCCCCGCCGTCGCGCTCGGCCGGCTGGAGGCCGAACAGGGCGTGCGGGCGCTGCTCGACGCGATGCCCGGACTGCGCTGGGCGGACGGCTTCCGCCCGGCCGCGACCGGCCTGCTCACGCGCGGTCCGCGCTCCCTGCTCGTCCGTCCCGGATGA
- the treY gene encoding malto-oligosyltrehalose synthase, whose protein sequence is MTPSATYRLQLQPEFPFSAAEDAVPYIASLGVSHLHLSPVLQAVPGSLHGYDVTDHGRVSAELGGEEGLRRLSRTAREHGLGLVLDIVPNHMAADPRHNHALREVLREGPGSPYARWFDIDWAAGDGKVLLPVLAGRIGDELGRLRVDGEVLRYGELEFPLREGTARLDLPELLDAQHYRLGWWRLARTELNYRRFFTISELIGVRVEDPEVFDASHAKILELIRDGVVDGLRIDHPDGLADPAGYLERLSRESGGVWTVVEKILTGPEPLPAGWAVAGTTGYDALHRIDGLFTDPAGAAELAERYRESASPAGDRGGYWQATVRRAAYRVVTHELAAETELLTRLASRVCAGDPALRDHAPWALRTAVRELLVRVPVYRPYVTAGRPCSASAEATLTAAAVGDAKAAFPVREEASAVDVVRELALGRLGGGEDRAAFSARFAQTASALRAKAVEDTAYYRYMPLISANEVGGDPGSPGVEPADFHAFCTRLARDWPATGTVLTTHDTKRSADVRAGVAVLSQVPERWARLVAELARAAPAAPDPELAWQAWQTAVGCVGMPAGERAERLEPALLKAVRESGLFTSWTEPDPMYERVATDFVAAGPAAGAGPARALLEEFAGTLAPHVRANALGAALVHLTMPGVPDLYQGTERTYLALVDPDNRRPFRRPSALAPADEKAALTEAALRLRRERPGVFGESGTYAALGASGPAADHCLAFCRSGEVVTAVTRLSLRLAESGGWRGTELALPDDGVWRDLLTPGRKFSGGAVQAAELFAERPVALLIRDGRAGSADRA, encoded by the coding sequence ATGACGCCTTCCGCCACGTACCGGCTCCAGCTGCAGCCGGAGTTCCCGTTCTCGGCCGCCGAGGACGCCGTGCCGTACATCGCCTCGCTCGGCGTCTCCCATCTGCATCTGTCGCCGGTGCTCCAGGCCGTGCCCGGCTCGCTGCACGGCTACGACGTCACCGACCACGGCCGGGTCAGTGCCGAGCTGGGCGGTGAGGAGGGGCTGCGCCGGCTGTCCCGCACCGCCCGGGAGCACGGCCTCGGGCTGGTCCTCGACATCGTGCCCAACCACATGGCGGCCGATCCCCGGCACAACCACGCCCTGCGCGAGGTCCTGCGCGAGGGGCCCGGCTCCCCCTACGCCCGCTGGTTCGACATCGACTGGGCGGCCGGCGACGGGAAGGTCCTGCTGCCCGTGCTCGCCGGGCGGATCGGGGACGAGCTGGGCCGGCTGCGGGTCGACGGGGAGGTGCTGCGCTACGGCGAGCTGGAGTTCCCGCTGCGGGAGGGCACCGCCCGTCTCGACCTGCCCGAGCTGCTGGACGCCCAGCACTACCGGCTCGGCTGGTGGCGGCTGGCCAGGACCGAGCTGAACTACCGGCGGTTCTTCACCATCTCGGAGCTGATCGGGGTGCGGGTGGAGGACCCCGAGGTCTTCGACGCCTCCCACGCCAAGATCCTCGAACTGATCCGGGACGGGGTCGTGGACGGCCTGCGGATCGACCACCCGGACGGGCTCGCCGACCCGGCCGGCTATCTGGAGCGGCTCTCCCGGGAGAGCGGCGGGGTCTGGACGGTGGTGGAGAAGATCCTCACCGGACCCGAGCCGCTGCCGGCCGGCTGGGCCGTGGCGGGGACGACGGGGTACGACGCGCTGCACCGGATCGACGGCCTGTTCACCGACCCGGCGGGCGCGGCGGAGCTGGCCGAGCGCTACCGGGAGTCCGCGTCCCCGGCGGGCGACCGGGGCGGCTACTGGCAGGCGACCGTGCGCCGGGCGGCGTACCGCGTGGTCACCCATGAGCTGGCCGCCGAGACCGAGCTGCTGACCCGGCTGGCCTCCCGCGTCTGCGCCGGGGACCCCGCCCTGCGCGACCACGCCCCCTGGGCGCTGCGCACGGCCGTGCGCGAACTCCTGGTCCGTGTCCCGGTCTACCGTCCGTACGTGACGGCCGGCCGGCCCTGCTCCGCGTCCGCGGAGGCGACGCTGACGGCTGCGGCGGTCGGCGACGCCAAGGCGGCGTTCCCGGTACGGGAGGAGGCCTCGGCCGTCGACGTGGTGCGGGAGCTGGCGCTCGGGCGGCTCGGCGGGGGCGAGGACCGGGCGGCGTTCAGCGCCCGGTTCGCCCAGACCGCGTCCGCGCTGCGCGCCAAGGCGGTCGAGGACACCGCGTACTACCGCTACATGCCGCTGATCTCGGCGAACGAGGTGGGTGGTGACCCGGGCAGCCCGGGGGTGGAGCCGGCGGACTTCCACGCGTTCTGCACCCGGCTCGCCCGGGACTGGCCGGCCACGGGCACGGTGCTGACCACGCACGACACCAAGCGCAGCGCCGATGTCCGCGCGGGCGTCGCGGTGCTGTCCCAGGTCCCGGAGCGGTGGGCGCGGCTGGTGGCGGAGCTGGCCAGGGCGGCGCCCGCCGCGCCCGATCCGGAGCTGGCCTGGCAGGCGTGGCAGACCGCGGTCGGCTGTGTGGGGATGCCGGCCGGGGAGCGGGCGGAGCGGCTGGAGCCGGCGCTGCTGAAGGCGGTGCGCGAGTCGGGGCTGTTCACCAGCTGGACCGAGCCCGATCCGATGTACGAGCGGGTGGCCACGGACTTCGTCGCGGCGGGTCCGGCCGCCGGCGCCGGTCCGGCCCGGGCGCTCCTGGAGGAGTTCGCGGGGACGCTCGCCCCGCATGTGCGGGCCAACGCGCTGGGCGCGGCGCTGGTGCATCTGACGATGCCGGGGGTGCCGGACCTCTACCAGGGCACCGAGCGCACCTATCTGGCGCTGGTCGACCCGGACAACCGGCGGCCGTTCCGCCGGCCGTCGGCCCTCGCGCCCGCCGACGAGAAGGCCGCGCTCACGGAGGCGGCGCTGCGGCTGCGCCGGGAGCGGCCCGGGGTGTTCGGCGAGTCGGGTACGTACGCGGCGCTGGGTGCGTCCGGGCCGGCGGCGGACCACTGTCTGGCGTTCTGCCGGTCCGGCGAGGTGGTCACGGCGGTGACCCGGCTCTCGCTGCGGCTCGCGGAGTCGGGCGGCTGGCGCGGGACGGAGCTGGCGCTGCCGGACGACGGGGTGTGGCGGGACCTGCTGACGCCGGGGCGCAAGTTCTCCGGCGGCGCGGTGCAGGCGGCCGAGCTGTTCGCGGAGCGGCCGGTGGCGCTGCTCATCCGGGACGGACGAGCAGGGAGCGCGGACCGCGCGTGA
- a CDS encoding VOC family protein yields the protein MSHIALVTLVVHDYDEALAFYTDALGFELVEDTDRGDGSRWVVVRPRGTQGTGLLLARAKDEAQSASVGAQTGGRVGFFLHTEDFAADHARMTAAGVRFLEEPRHEVYGSVAVFEDLYGNRWDLLQPA from the coding sequence ATGTCCCACATCGCCCTGGTCACTCTTGTCGTCCATGACTACGACGAGGCCCTGGCCTTCTACACCGACGCCCTCGGCTTCGAGCTGGTGGAGGACACCGACCGGGGCGACGGCTCCCGCTGGGTGGTGGTGCGCCCGCGCGGCACGCAGGGCACAGGGCTGCTGCTGGCCCGTGCCAAGGACGAGGCGCAGTCGGCGAGCGTCGGGGCGCAGACGGGCGGCCGGGTCGGCTTCTTCCTGCACACGGAGGACTTCGCGGCCGACCACGCCCGCATGACGGCGGCCGGGGTGCGGTTCCTGGAGGAGCCCCGGCACGAGGTCTACGGCTCGGTCGCGGTCTTCGAGGACCTGTACGGCAACCGCTGGGACCTGCTCCAGCCCGCGTGA
- a CDS encoding nucleoside/nucleotide kinase family protein gives MDSSDLAGLTARARRLARAGERRILGIAGPPGAGKSTLAGRLVGALGPRAVLVPMDGFHLARAELARLGRADRKGAPDTFDAAGYAALLRRLRTPEPGTVVYAPAFDRALEEPVAGSVPVSPDVPLVVTEGNYLLHGEGAWAPVRGLLDEVWFLELDPDVRVRRLVERHVRFGRARAEAERWVARSDEANARLVAPGRDRADLVVRAVADPCP, from the coding sequence ATGGACTCCAGTGACCTCGCCGGGCTGACCGCCCGCGCCCGGCGGCTCGCCCGGGCGGGCGAGCGCCGCATCCTCGGCATCGCCGGACCGCCCGGCGCCGGCAAGTCCACCCTGGCCGGCCGGCTCGTCGGGGCCCTCGGGCCGCGCGCCGTCCTCGTGCCCATGGACGGCTTCCACCTCGCGCGGGCCGAGCTGGCCCGGCTCGGCCGCGCGGACCGCAAGGGCGCCCCCGACACCTTCGACGCCGCCGGGTACGCCGCCCTCCTGCGGCGGCTGCGGACGCCCGAGCCGGGGACCGTCGTGTACGCCCCCGCCTTCGACCGGGCCCTGGAGGAGCCGGTCGCCGGGTCCGTCCCGGTATCTCCGGACGTCCCGCTCGTGGTCACCGAGGGGAACTACCTGCTGCACGGCGAGGGCGCCTGGGCGCCCGTGCGCGGGCTGCTCGACGAGGTGTGGTTCCTGGAGCTGGACCCGGATGTGCGGGTGCGCCGGCTCGTCGAGCGGCATGTGCGGTTCGGCAGGGCGCGGGCGGAGGCGGAGCGCTGGGTGGCCCGGTCCGACGAGGCCAACGCCCGCCTCGTCGCCCCGGGCCGAGACCGCGCCGATCTGGTCGTACGGGCCGTGGCTGATCCGTGCCCCTGA
- the treZ gene encoding malto-oligosyltrehalose trehalohydrolase, giving the protein MLFEVWAPDAESAVLRLAGERLAMERDPVRAGWWTAEAEAADGDRYGFALDGGPVHPDPRSRRQPDGPDGESAVVDQDAYVWRTDWAGRGLPGAVLYELHIGTYTPEGTFDAAAARLGHLAELGITHVSLMPVCPFPGVNGWGYEGVSLWAVHEPYGGPEGLKRFVDTAHGLGLAVVLDVVHNHLGPSGNYLPAFGPYFTETHHTPWGAAVNLDAPGSDEVRAFLLGSALAWLRDYRLDGLRLDAVHALADTRALTFLEELSAATDALSAELGRPLALIAESDLCDPRTTTPRASGGLGLHAQWNDDFHHCLHTALTGEAQGYYADFAAAPLAGLAKTVTHAFFHDGTYSSFRGRTHGRPVDVTRTSAHRFVGYAQTHDQIGNRALGDRLAASLSPGLLACAAALVLTGPFTPMLFMGEEWGARTPWQFFTDHTDPELAEAVRTGRRREFGAHGWAEEDIPDPQDPATRDRSCLDWSEPAREPHARLHAWYRELIALRRAMPDLRDPDLATVKPAYDDGARWLAFRRGDLRVAVNLDEKPATIPLGGGGRVLAAWLPVEPPGPDGALRLPAESCVVLADG; this is encoded by the coding sequence ATGTTGTTCGAGGTGTGGGCACCGGACGCGGAGTCGGCCGTGCTGCGGCTGGCGGGTGAGCGGCTGGCCATGGAGCGCGACCCGGTCCGGGCGGGCTGGTGGACCGCCGAGGCCGAGGCCGCGGACGGCGACCGTTACGGCTTCGCCCTCGACGGCGGGCCGGTGCACCCCGACCCGCGCTCGCGCCGCCAGCCGGACGGGCCGGACGGCGAGTCGGCCGTCGTCGACCAGGACGCGTACGTCTGGCGCACCGACTGGGCGGGGCGCGGGCTGCCGGGTGCCGTGCTGTACGAACTGCACATCGGCACGTACACCCCCGAGGGCACCTTCGACGCGGCGGCCGCACGGCTGGGGCATCTGGCCGAGCTGGGCATCACCCATGTCTCGCTGATGCCGGTCTGCCCCTTCCCGGGCGTCAACGGCTGGGGGTACGAGGGGGTGTCGCTGTGGGCCGTGCACGAGCCGTACGGCGGCCCCGAGGGACTTAAGCGCTTTGTCGACACGGCGCACGGGCTCGGGCTCGCCGTCGTCCTGGACGTGGTCCACAACCACCTGGGCCCGTCCGGCAATTACCTGCCCGCCTTCGGTCCGTACTTCACCGAGACGCACCACACCCCGTGGGGCGCGGCGGTCAATCTGGACGCGCCGGGCTCGGACGAGGTGCGGGCCTTCCTGCTGGGCAGCGCCCTGGCCTGGCTGCGGGACTACCGACTCGACGGGCTGCGGCTGGACGCGGTCCACGCGCTGGCCGACACCCGGGCGCTGACCTTCCTGGAGGAGCTGTCGGCCGCGACCGACGCGCTCTCGGCCGAGCTGGGGCGCCCGCTCGCACTGATCGCGGAGTCCGACCTGTGCGACCCGCGCACCACGACCCCGCGCGCGTCCGGGGGGCTCGGGCTGCACGCCCAGTGGAACGACGACTTCCACCACTGTCTGCACACCGCGCTGACCGGGGAGGCCCAGGGCTACTACGCGGACTTCGCCGCCGCCCCGCTGGCCGGGCTCGCCAAGACCGTGACGCACGCCTTCTTCCACGACGGCACGTACTCCAGCTTCCGGGGCCGCACGCACGGCCGCCCCGTCGATGTCACCCGCACCTCCGCCCACCGCTTCGTCGGCTACGCCCAGACCCATGACCAGATCGGCAACCGGGCCCTCGGCGACCGGCTCGCCGCCTCCCTCTCCCCCGGCCTGCTGGCCTGCGCGGCGGCTCTCGTGCTGACCGGGCCCTTCACCCCGATGCTGTTCATGGGCGAGGAGTGGGGCGCCCGTACGCCCTGGCAGTTCTTCACCGACCACACCGACCCGGAGCTGGCCGAGGCCGTACGCACCGGCAGGCGGCGGGAGTTCGGGGCGCACGGCTGGGCCGAGGAGGACATCCCGGACCCCCAGGACCCGGCCACCCGCGACCGCTCCTGCCTGGACTGGAGCGAACCCGCGCGGGAGCCGCACGCCCGGCTGCACGCCTGGTACCGCGAGCTGATCGCGCTGCGCCGCGCGATGCCCGACCTCCGCGACCCGGATCTGGCGACCGTGAAACCCGCGTACGACGACGGGGCGCGCTGGCTGGCCTTCCGCCGGGGCGATCTGCGGGTCGCGGTCAACCTCGACGAGAAGCCGGCCACGATCCCGCTGGGCGGCGGGGGCCGGGTGCTGGCCGCCTGGCTGCCGGTCGAGCCGCCGGGCCCGGACGGGGCGCTGCGGCTGCCGGCGGAGTCCTGCGTGGTGCTGGCCGACGGCTGA
- a CDS encoding aminopeptidase P family protein — MSSPNQPVPFTADDYRARMERAAESAAAAGLAGVLVAPGPDLVHLTGYQPTAITERLTVLVLAAGQDPVLVVPTLEAPDAEKAVGAPALTLRDWTDGKDPYAVTAPLLDAQGRFGISDNAWAMHLLGFQQLLPGTSYASLTEVLPMLRAVKDAHELERIAAAGAAADATYEEILKVRFAGRKETDVAADLARLLTEFGHSQVDFTVVGSGPNGANPHHEAGTRTIERGDMVVLDFGGLKHGYGSDTSRTVHVGEPTAEEQRVHDIVREAQEAGCNAVRPGVACQEIDRAARAVITEFGYGERFIHRTGHGIGVTTHEPPYMIEGEEQPLVPGMCFSVEPGIYLPGRFGVRIEDIVTVTEDGGRRLNATARELAIVE; from the coding sequence ATGTCCAGCCCGAACCAGCCCGTGCCCTTCACCGCCGACGACTACCGGGCCCGGATGGAGCGGGCCGCCGAGAGCGCCGCCGCCGCCGGACTCGCCGGCGTGCTGGTCGCGCCCGGCCCCGACCTCGTCCACCTGACCGGCTATCAGCCCACGGCGATCACCGAGCGCCTCACCGTCCTCGTCCTCGCGGCGGGCCAGGACCCGGTCCTGGTCGTACCCACGCTGGAGGCCCCGGACGCGGAGAAGGCCGTCGGCGCGCCCGCCCTGACCCTGCGGGACTGGACCGACGGCAAGGACCCGTACGCCGTCACCGCCCCGCTGCTGGACGCGCAGGGCCGGTTCGGGATCAGCGACAACGCCTGGGCGATGCACCTGCTGGGTTTCCAGCAGCTGCTGCCCGGCACCTCGTACGCCTCCCTCACCGAGGTGCTGCCGATGCTCCGCGCGGTGAAGGACGCCCATGAGCTGGAGCGGATCGCCGCCGCCGGGGCCGCCGCCGACGCCACATACGAGGAGATCCTCAAGGTCCGCTTCGCCGGCCGCAAGGAGACCGACGTCGCCGCCGACCTGGCCCGGCTGCTCACCGAGTTCGGGCACTCCCAGGTCGACTTCACCGTGGTCGGCTCCGGCCCCAACGGCGCCAACCCGCACCACGAGGCGGGGACGCGGACGATCGAGCGGGGCGACATGGTCGTCCTCGACTTCGGCGGCCTCAAGCACGGCTACGGCTCCGACACCTCCCGTACGGTCCATGTCGGCGAACCCACCGCCGAGGAGCAGCGGGTCCACGACATCGTGCGCGAGGCGCAGGAGGCGGGCTGCAACGCCGTGCGTCCCGGTGTCGCCTGCCAGGAGATCGACCGCGCCGCCCGCGCGGTCATCACCGAGTTCGGCTACGGCGAGCGCTTCATCCACCGCACCGGGCACGGCATCGGCGTCACCACCCATGAACCGCCGTACATGATCGAGGGCGAGGAGCAGCCGCTGGTCCCCGGCATGTGCTTCTCCGTGGAGCCCGGCATCTATCTGCCGGGCCGCTTCGGCGTCCGCATCGAGGACATCGTCACCGTCACCGAGGACGGCGGGCGGCGCCTCAACGCCACCGCCCGCGAGCTGGCGATCGTCGAGTAG